TACTTTTTACTGAATACATTGGATATCATGAGTCTATCTAACTTTTAAAGGATCTGTCCAACAAAGTATGTGAATTGTGGCCTTGCTTTCTCAAACCAAAAGATAAAATAAGATTATTTTGTACCTGTTGTCTGTAATGAATGTGAGTGATGTAAATTCGATATATAGTAAACAGGTCGCTGTTTAGACATCAAGCACTGTAGTGAGGGTCATATGAGGGGAAGTATTATTTCCAAAGGTATCTGGTTATTTTTTTCATGGAGCAAAGTGATCATAGAAATGCATAAGTGAAACTTATCATGTATCACCTATGGATTTGGTGAGATGCTATATTGGATAAGATAGCAAAATCTGATTTTCTTACTCCATTATAAAAAATTACTCATTGCATCAAAATACACTGATTAAGCTGGTCATTTGAAAAGCATTCTAAGATAATTGTATGTTGCATTTTGAAGTACTTTGGGAGACCTTTATTTTGCTGTTATAGTACAGTACTAATATAAGAATTTGCTGTATATAAATTTcaaggaaaaaaagtatatatacattatggacAGAGTGAGAGAACAGGTGAATAGCATAAGGAAATTAGATAATAGATGTATACTAGGTGATTCATGGTCAACATGGTAATGGTAGATGTTGCATCAGTACCATAGCTGGGCATGACGTTGCTCAGTTCTTGTTCAGTTCTCTGCAATAAAGAAGAGAAGCTTTGTCATTTTTAAACCCCAAGATTTTAAGTAAGCCTTTACAGTATGCACACTGTATAAAGCTATTTTTGTTGTATCACTTACCCCATTTCCATCTATTGAACATAAATGAATTAATTGCATGCAGGTATGCACACTGAAATTATTTTTGCAACACTGGGAATCTTAATTCCAGCTGCTCAGTTTGACAAAGGAAACAGACACCCAATATTATACGATGGTCTCTCTATCTTGTATTATCTTGTGACGGGGAAGTTTTGGGAAGAATGACATGAGCTTCACGATCCCTCAATCTTATGTAACGAAATAATAGAAGTTAGTTTTAGGGGAAGATTAGAGTTGTAATGATGTCAGCACCGAAGGAAATTTGATCAAGTGAAAGTTAATATTGACAGCGAACAATTCCTTGAAAGTTAATTCTGATTTTAAATACATGGAAACGATTTCAAATAGGAAAATTAGGGGTAATTTCGTGTAGTTAAACAATTTCAACTATCCAATTGCTTATATACAAAAACAGGAACTTATAGACTACTTAAGGCAGAATTATTAAGTGcagcttaatatttttttttttttttttttttagaaaacttgAAGGTAGTATAcaatcagggtgtgtgtgtgtttgtgttgggggcGTGAGTGGACGGAGCAAGTAGGTTGCCAGATGTACAACCCACGTAGCCAAGGCTCAACCTGCAGGCAAAGACGTAAATAGAGGTTCAGGCAAGCCATCCAAAGGCTTCACATCTGTTGTGTTTGGGACATTaagaaggaggaagttgaactcaCCTCACTGGATTGTCTAAGATATTATTTGTATGACAGAGATAACTTTCTTAGACACTCCAGTGACAATTCATTCAATCGGCTTGCATTAGAAAGCTTATAATTCACATTGCTTATTAGATTTACTTGAGAGTACTGTTAAAAGTAGTCAGATTTTGTATGCACTGCCTCTGTATTTCTGTAATTGTACCCCATTGAAATATGTCCTTCGAACTGTCAAGTTTTATGGGGCAGATGCTCATTAATTAAAAGAAACCAAAGTTTAATGTTCTTGTATAGTTATACTGCAATATGTCATCAGGGCTCAGTCAGGTTGCTTACAACTGCATATATCAATGTTCTCAAAACTGAATGACGTGTGTTACTTATTGAGTTGCGGAAGATGATATCTCTCCTAGATAATGTATTATACCCCAGTGACAAACTTTAGAGCTAAAAATTGTAAccacagtatgaattattgtaATTTTTTACTCCAGCAGATATTGATTGAGCTCCTGTTGAGTGGCTGGGGATCGGAAGTGAGTAAATAGTTCGGATGTCCCGTCTGAGCCACTCCTTGTTGTCCAATACACAGCCACATTGCGCATGTCCAGACGCACACTCCCTTATTCCTCCGTAAGTTCATCTACTTTTCGTATTATTTCTCCTAGTCAATGTGTAGAAGATTTGGGGAGTGTCCACATAAAATAAGTCAGGGTAATACGTTTTATTGGAGAATCATGGGAGCAGAAGTTGTCGAAGACAATTATATCGGGGTTGTACAAAGACGGGCACTGACTTCGCCCTTCGCTTGCAATGAGCGAGTAGCAGTGGAGGGACGCAACAGGCGCCGTCAACGCTTGTTATATACAGGGACTTTTAGAGTCGGCACGGGACCCGGGATAAACTCTTTGTCTTTCCATCTTTTGTATTAGAACTGAAAAGAGCCTGAATTAGTCAGCAACGGACTCATAAACAAAGCAAAATCGCGGCAGCATGTTTTTAGTTCACAGTACGTGTCAAAATGTAGTTATCGTAAATATTTAATAAGGATTAGGGTTTATGCTTAACTTTAAAAGGACTGAGCGTAATTTGAAAAGAGTAGTATCTCGGGCCCTGGGGTATCGACCCCTAACCATGTCTCGAacggggcctggttatggataaacTAAATAATTCAAAATGAGGTAAACTTTGAAAGCTAGGGGAAGATATCATAGGTTTTGTTTATttctgaaagggtaaaagagttcCAGAGCGTAGCTGTGTACGGAGAGAAGCAAATATCACAACCGACCACCCTTTAGTAGCCAGGGTCCAcaagtaatcatatgacgcagtggATTGAAAGCCGTTTTCTATGTTCAACAGGGTCTGTTGCGATGAAGCACCGTTGCCACTAAAGGCGTTTCCCATCTCACAGCCTTGTTAACCAAATGGGAGATTACTGACTGGATTTTGGGGCACCTGTAGTGTTGAAACGAAAGtcttagaaagttagaaaaaagaaatcgcCAATGGCAACGGTTTAGCGATGTAAATGGAAGTGCAATATACTGCACAACAGAGTTCATATGTAAGCTTTAAAAAGGGAATAAATAAACGGGGGAAATTTTAGTCTTATATCATGAGGAGGACTAAAGGTAATTTGCGTACCTTTACATCTTCAAAAATTAGAGTAAATTTCCCTCTCTGTATAGTATAAATAATGAttcgttattatatatatatatatatatatatatatatatatatatatatatatatatatatatatatatatatatatatatatagtgtgtgtgtgtgtgtagcgataaGGAATCCACAAAAATATAACAAATTCATTCCCTAAACAAATGAGCTTTGAGGAAACTCCATGTGGATGTATGTTTTTAAATGCTACTTAAAAGCCAGTAATCATAAGGACAATTCGCAACACGTCAAGTTTTCATATTCAAACAAATATCGTGATTCAACATGTTTATACGTATTAAAATATTTATCAACCGTAAGGTTCTTATGGAATCTACAAATAAGTTTAATGAAATGCATTAGCCACCTTCGATTAGAATGATTAGCGTATTGTTAACTATCGAACAACTGTTGCTTTCCTTTTAACTTTTAAATTGACACATCAAAACAAGATGACGCAACGTGCCCAGGCCCAGAAACCTTGATACACCGCTGCCAGACGAAAGATCGTCCGTTGCTTAAATTACAAGAAAGGCATTATCTTCAGAATTATATGGGTTCCATTTGGCAACTTTTTAAAGCATTTGCATAATATCAGACAACTAAAATTATTCACTCAATCAATCTTAGGAAAACGTTTTGTTATGATTAATTGTGTACGACGTGATGTTCGCGTGGACAGGTTGCCCGCGCAAAGTTATCATCAGTATATGTTTTGTATATTCTCTCAGACGTATTCATGAACGACTGTGGAATGGTGGCGTCTTTTATGTCAAGTTGACTATTTTAACAGTGCTTTGTTGACGAGTCCAGATACTCATCTGGAGCTTTTCTTCTTACTATAGAGATTTCACAGCGTAGAAATGACGGAAAACAGAGTGAGTATATTGTGGATGTGTTTTGTTTATGACGTTTCGGGAGAGTACCAATATAAAGTTGCCAATTCATCTCTTCCCTAAATTTGTGAAGATTACTGTGTAATGTGTTTCTAGAGTATAGCTATAACTATGAAGTTCGTGCGTTGTTATTTTACGTAACCTTGGAGTTTGGTAAAGCAGGATTTATGAAGTGCAGTGATACATAAAGAAACTAGGATGACAATTATTGCCAGCGAGTTGCGACTTGCTATGTTCCAACTTAACTGAACTCTTAGAGGTAGTGCACTGACCTATGAACTCTGGTAGTTTAATAATCTAACATGGAACGAATACACCCTTAATTTGTTAAGGATAAGTGATTCAGTTTAAGGCTTTAAGATGTAACTGTAATCTTGTGTCTAAACGCTTGTATACAAGCTTGCTTCCGTCATTTTGGGCCTTTTAAAATTTAAAAGTACCCAGTTTTtgaggaactttttttttctgcgaTAGATTTCTTAGACTCGAACGCCATTAAATCTATCAGTACGAAGATATACCGTGGAAATTTCAATATACAGCAAATCTTAAAGTGACTGGGAGACATCTGGGCTGTAGGATGCGTGTTTAAATGTATTACGTGAAGGATTTTATTTGTCAGACGGAAGTGCAACATAATAGTTCTATCGAGGGTGAATCTGGTTtgagcaaggtttttttttttttataatgccaGCCATATCAGCAGTAGATGTAAGGAATATGAATGTTTTTGTTAGGTATTATAATCGTTTCAGACATCAAACAAATTTTGTTTGGTTTGGTTGAATTTGTTTTCAGGTGGATCTTGATTTAACAGTTCTGACCTGCGTTTTTCTCTGACATGTAGACGTCTGAAAATGTAATTTTAGTAACTGTCATATGATAAACATTTGGATTCTGAGACAAGAATGTGTTGCAAAAACAACTGACCAGTccatgatatcagaaatagacCAAAACTCTGAATTGACCCTGGCTGCAGATGGTTCTAATGTCAACATTAAAATGCTCTTAAACTATTGGAAAAAGTATAGGAGCGTATAGGAACGTATATTATACAGAATTATTGCATGGATCGTGTTGTAATCAGCCTGTATTAGGATGCATTGCAAATCTTGTATGAGTACGGAGTATAAAGTTTTATTGCTTTATTATAATCTGAAGTGTAACAGGGTTATGTTTGATTTTGGTTGCGTGCGAAAAGCCTAtcgtgaaatgtttttttttactaAGTGAATGAATGTGTAACATCTGTTATTAGAAAACTCGTTGCTTTGATATGACTCAGGCTGGCGTACTTTGTTGAAGTCTTTGACGTCACAAGATGCGCCATACGTTCTAGTAGTATTACGAAATGCGTATGTTTCTGTTGCTCGTTCTCATAGCCAAGGAAAGTTCGAACGATGATGCACATGGGAAATATTCATATAACTTGCAAGTTTTTAGGTTTGGTTAAGTTCTCAGTGGTAAAAAACGGTTAATGTAGATGTTGGATAGATCTCGCAAAGGCCTTGATGTAcatatttttctcccttcaacATCAACAAACTGATTCGTTTAAATCATTTAGTTAAATAGTTGATGGTCCCTATAGAGGTGCTTAGTTTATGAAACGTGAATGATTAGAGATACGTAGTACCATCGAACTAACCAACCCAGTTAAACATGACAAAATTCGCTAGTGTGCGTTTCCTGTGGACTCGTGCTGTGATGTGGCTCCGAGCCATGAGAGGTTTATTCCCGAGGATTAGGCTACTTGCGCTCTTGATGTAGACGAGGTCAGGGACATTGCTCGTGATAACCATACCCCATCTGTACGTTATCTTTGTCGCCAGATGTACTGGTACTCTTGATAAAACAGTTGTGTAAAATTTGCTTTTTTTAATGCATATTTTTTTGGTAAATGCACAATAAACGGACTGGTATGTAACCTTgaagttacatatgtatgtactgaGCAGCGCAGGTGTGGCATTAGACAACCGTACAAAGTATCTTGCAAACTCTCACTTAGTTTGAAATACTAGAAGGACGTAACACAGACAAGATGAGTAAACTCAACGTGTTCAGTCCTGTTATCTACTTTGGGTAGATCGgttgcatgtgtgcatgtacTTTTTGTGGGAATTTTACTGTTCTCTCGTCCTTAATTAAACCCATAAACTGAAGAAAAACTGGGGAACTGTTTCGTAGGTTAGTATTGCTTTAATAATGAAGTCCTTCAGATTGTCCTCTTAATGTATACGAAATAAGAAAATTGATTTAACATACTCGGGCTAACCATTTTGGCAATTGTTTTTTGCTCCATGCGATTATTGATGCCTCCTTGTGATCATTTGATATTTTAAGGAATGATAATAAATACGGAATGTATTTGAGTAAATACAAACATTGTCTGATGTAAAGCTGTTGGTAGATATTATTCTTGTACCATGGCAGATTTAATCGGTAAGTACAGTGCATACTGACTTGTAAGTCCTTGAATATGAATATTTAGTCAGAATCCAAAGAAGGATGAATTCGTGAAGTATGCACAGGGCCCGGAACTATGCTCTGCACTTGAAAGATTGAATTTTAAGTTAGCATCCGGGAAAAATCCTTGTTCCATTCTGTTCTTATGTTTTCGTTATTCTTTACGTTTTGATAGAGTTCCGGAACCATTCTTATCCCTTAGAAGTGTCAGTAACCCACATAGTATCGAGTGTAAATACATGAACAAACAACGTTATAACATTAATTCCGCTTTGTGTAGTATTAGAATGAATCTGGTTGATTATGGTAATGAACTGGAATGGCAACTAATTCTAATCTTTAAACACTGTgattttgttctcttgtgttaagCGTCCGTATTTTGCTGTCCTGACAGGCGGATAGTGCCGTCGAGGCGGACATGTGGACGGAAGACGAACACAACAGTaccgaagacgacgacgacgttATAGCCGACGACGTTTTCGAGCTGTTGTGCATCTCCCACGCCCCAGGCGAGGATGAGCGCGGCAGCCGCCCCGCCCGACCAGCTAGCGTGAAGAGGGTATGCTTCGACTCTGCAACTGTAGTAATATATAGTCCTGTATTCGGATACTTGAAAAAATCACATCTGTAATGTGTGACTTTATTTAGTTTTTCATAAATGCATAACTGATTACATTTTACTTCATTTAGTCTTTAGTTCACATTGCTGAAATCTTTAATTTGTGCTGCTACCGTTAGATAAGTTAAAGGTTAACGCTATGTCTACAACAGAGAGTGCGAGTACAGTCTCAGCAGGAGGGTAGTGCCCCTGGGTCTACTGTCCAGCCACATCCCGTCTACAGCCAGTGGAAGCTGGGCGGCCGGCAGCATGTCCGCCAGGGGAACTCTCCTAGTATCATCACGTATCTCCACCCGACGACCTTCAGCCTTGAGACAGCTCGCGCTGCACCGCCcagacacccaccacccacaccgcccACTACCCCAACGTTGGCACCGAGCTCTCCCACGCCCATGACCGAAGATCCTGTGGGGTTGGTGACGCTGCACTCGCTATGCTGTGGCCGAGACTCCGGCTACGTGCCCTCGCCATCTTCCACCCAGTCGTTCACCTTCTCTAGTGACGAGGACGAACCCAAAGCTACCCCTACCCCACGACCCGGCGTCACGCCGCCCATAGCCATCCCACACGCCCGCCACCGCCCCACCCACCGCCCGCCTACGCCAGAGAAGAACCATCAGGAGAAGACCACGCCCAAGTCACCAGTGGAGGAGAAATGGACGCCTACACAACGCTGCCGGACTCGTTCCTGCCCCGAGGAAGTGCGACCGCCCACCCTGCCCCGCACCCCCGTGCCCAGGTTCCCTTCCACCCTAACGCCCACGCCTGCCCACGGTCGGAACTGGTCCACCCCGGCCACCACACCCGACGGCCTGCCTATCCTGACGCCCCCGCCGCTAGAGGCCAGGGCCATCACACCAAGGGCTTCCAGAGATGCGCTCATCGACCTCACCGAAGAAGACGGCGGCGGTGAGTTCACCCCACGGCTCTTATCAAGTAGGGTCCTGGCCATTTCATCAGTAGTTTtttaattatctctctctctctctctctctctctctctctctctctctctctatatatatatatatatatatatatatatatatatatatatatatatatatatatatatatgcgtgtgtgttaaTTTGATGGCTATTAAGACGTAAAGAAGCCAAAACACATACCGGTAACATAGTGAAAAACAAAGTAGGTGTATAATAATGACTGTGTTTGTGATTCAGTGCCATTGGGATGACTTAGTAGAATTACACCCGGTATGTACAAGGTGATTCAGTAGCATTGGAATGACCAAATAGAGTTACGACCTATTTTCAGTTATTGTAGTACGATTTGTATTGGTATTGATGAAGGCGACGATAAGCGCGTTTCACGAGTTGAAACGCTCCTTTTGACGCGGCAGGTCATTTCAAAAAGACAGTTCTGTGTTAAAATGTCCAAAACGTTTTCCCTGGTGCTGAAAAGTCTTTAAAAGAGTCTTTCTGAAATATAACCAGTCGCGTcatttgtgtgtggatgtcacctcGCATCATTCATAACTCAAGGTAGGTGTTTTTGTTCTGCAATTGCACTAACAAGATGATTTCGTTAAAATGCCCGGCCAACATACCCAGGGGGTTTTGCTCCCGTGCTCAAAGAAGTCAGATTAGCAGACaccaacttttcactgctttaccGTTTCCTTTTCTCTCCCAAGGGACTGCACACGTCCTCGCCACCTTGTCTCTCATCCATCTGGGGGAAACGACCAAAAATTCGGCCCACCTATCCAACTGTAACAGACCCTTTCCTTTCCCAAAACGGAAATAGCTTTCTAACTCCTGACCGCCGTTTTGTGGCTACGAACTAATCCCAAATCTACCTCCTCTGTATCGCCAGACTCTGTCTTCCATCCCTAGAGAGCCGCGCCAAacttcatcctccctcacctgtcgccCATTTACTAGGTAAACAAGCCCATCTCGCGGGCTAGACATCACTAAGCACCGCACAGTCAAGGTTCCCAGAGTGGGTGGCCACTGACTGATGCCTCCTCTGTGGTGGGTCGAGATCCGATTCGATACCCGGTGGTGGGCAGCGATCGGCTGGAGATAACAGCCGAGATCCAAGCACCAGATTTGTTTCTTGTGAACGACCAAGGAGGGAGACATCGTAGTACCTCGTAAAAGTACCGACAGGATGGCCTCGTCTACTACAGACGTTGCCTTCGGTAGTAAAGGAGTTGAGGGACATTTTTAAAGGCCTGGCCTTAAGGTCTTACTGTCGCGTTCAACGGTCTTAAACAGTCAATCTtgaggggtcgtactgttgtgttcaaggatcaaatAGTCAGGcttagccaagggtcgtacggttATTCTGTTGTCGGACCGCCatggtcaagggtcacatcgttTCCCTAGGTAACGGGAACCGGGGGTTAAACGAGGCTCCTTCCAAGTCGCACACTTTCGCACTAGTTTGGTAATAATGAGGAGGTTTTCTCAACACGTTCCTGACTGAGTTACCGAAGGCAATGGGGATATGTTTGCTCGCCctaaagttttgtttttttttaatcgtttGGTAATCATGTTTTGGTCTTGCGAAGTCAAGAATTTAGTGAAGTTTAAGAACTCGTAATGTATTGAGTTTATCTGCATACTTGATGTTCGTTAGTGCAAAGTGTTCTGAGCAGTACATCATCCATTGCCTCTATTTTACAAAAATTTCCTACGTTATTGTATTTGTCAAGAAGGAAACCATTTTGTACACTGTCTCATCGTATGTGATTATAAGTAATCCGGAATCGGAGCGTTTATTTCCAATGTTTAGCCACTCGTTTGAAATCTCCAGAtcgaaaaaaaaacaatggattAATCGATACAGTTGACACGAACTTTTTATCTGCTTCAAAACTAAGAAGCCCAGAAACAGTCTAAGCGCAAACACTGAAAATTCGCCCAGCGTACACCTCTGCAGCAGTCGATGCAAAATCCTTCCCTTCGTATTGCACCTCGGGGTAACGTAGGGATTCCcatcctcgcacacatgactaGATCACCACCCTTCCTTAGCTCCGGTTTGTCCTCTCCTCCACGTTCGGTCCTCCGACTAAATCGTTCGGCCCCGGAATTCGTACCTTTTCAAAACGACCACTTGATGATCGATTTGCTAGGCTTCAAGCTCCACATTCGCATCCTAGTTGTTGTGATTGACTTCATTAATATTAGGGGGAATTGATCATATTTAACCCATTACTTGCATTGGCTGTGAATTCAGCCCAACATAGTTTAACATTTAAATGTTGTGAATAAAGCAAGTACATTTATGGATATATCGAACGAATCTTTCATTCGGCAGAAATATTTAGACGGAAAATGCGAGGCAGATTGTTGAACATTGTCATGTTATATACACTGACGTGTCCTCCAACAGACCGCAAAGATGATCCGACAGGACACGAACCAGCGATGATGGACGCCAGAAacacgtcccccccccacacGACAGGTCCCGGCCGGCCTGACGTGTGCCGACACGATTAAAGGAAAGATGGGAgactggtggggggagagggttaaTCTGAGTCACCGTAAACAACAACACCTGTTCTTAGGCCTCCCCCCTGACGGTGTACAGGTGCAACCAATGGGACGGTTCTTGGAAATTGAAAGAGTGTGATGCCCGTTATAATTTGTTTCCCTGTGTCTGTAAGATTCGCGCACCCTTCcacatttgatcgccgtttcctgagttagcgaggtcaTGCCATGAACAGACGGCGAAAAGCCGCAGCCGCTTGcattcattctcaagctgtcgtgtataattcaccgaaactacaactcgctatccacaaccaacccctccacagacctttccatggcttaccccgaacgcttcgcataccctggttcaatccattgacaggacatctacccctgtataccatatatttccaattcactctattccgtgcacgcgtttcaacctcctgcctcctcactccatccatctccaatttggtctttccgttctccttgttccctccaattctgatatATTAGCTTTTTTTCTCGTTCTCttgcgcgtatatatatatatatatatatatatatatatatatatatatatatatatatatatatatatatatatatattgcctctaTTATTCACAAAGAACTCCG
This genomic window from Panulirus ornatus isolate Po-2019 chromosome 69, ASM3632096v1, whole genome shotgun sequence contains:
- the LOC139747613 gene encoding uncharacterized protein isoform X3; protein product: MTENRADSAVEADMWTEDEHNSTEDDDDVIADDVFELLCISHAPGEDERGSRPARPASVKRRVRVQSQQEGSAPGSTVQPHPVYSQWKLGGRQHVRQGNSPSIITYLHPTTFSLETARAAPPRHPPPTPPTTPTLAPSSPTPMTEDPVGLVTLHSLCCGRDSGYVPSPSSTQSFTFSSDEDEPKATPTPRPGVTPPIAIPHARHRPTHRPPTPEKNHQEKTTPKSPVEEKWTPTQRCRTRSCPEEVRPPTLPRTPVPRFPSTLTPTPAHGRNWSTPATTPDGLPILTPPPLEARAITPRASRDALIDLTEEDGGASGGHRRRVLVLALPDVVIDTEGRASGACTPPSAQSPGRHPESRDSFEVDRCRLGGARPRPAWRKPRALSCDVTMEEEVGQELRRIADRFHLDHAIERANEEDVSSWSF
- the LOC139747613 gene encoding uncharacterized protein isoform X2 yields the protein MTENRADSAVEADMWTEDEHNSTEDDDDVIADDVFELLCISHAPGEDERGSRPARPASVKRRVRVQSQQEGSAPGSTVQPHPVYSQWKLGGRQHVRQGNSPSIITYLHPTTFSLETARAAPPRHPPPTPPTTPTLAPSSPTPMTEDPVGLVTLHSLCCGRDSGYVPSPSSTQSFTFSSDEDEPKATPTPRPGVTPPIAIPHARHRPTHRPPTPEKNHQEKTTPKSPVEEKWTPTQRCRTRSCPEEVRPPTLPRTPVPRFPSTLTPTPAHGRNWSTPATTPDGLPILTPPPLEARAITPRASRDALIDLTEEDGGASGGHRRRVLVLALPDVVIDTEGRASGACTPPSAQSPGRHPESRDSFEVDRCRLGGARPRPAWRKPRALSCDVTMEEEVGQELRRIADRFHLDHAIERANEEDVSSWRCVLNSFRRSLTSFLSSSQSTD
- the LOC139747613 gene encoding uncharacterized protein isoform X1 is translated as MTENRADSAVEADMWTEDEHNSTEDDDDVIADDVFELLCISHAPGEDERGSRPARPASVKRRVRVQSQQEGSAPGSTVQPHPVYSQWKLGGRQHVRQGNSPSIITYLHPTTFSLETARAAPPRHPPPTPPTTPTLAPSSPTPMTEDPVGLVTLHSLCCGRDSGYVPSPSSTQSFTFSSDEDEPKATPTPRPGVTPPIAIPHARHRPTHRPPTPEKNHQEKTTPKSPVEEKWTPTQRCRTRSCPEEVRPPTLPRTPVPRFPSTLTPTPAHGRNWSTPATTPDGLPILTPPPLEARAITPRASRDALIDLTEEDGGASGGHRRRVLVLALPDVVIDTEGRASGACTPPSAQSPGRHPESRDSFEVDRCRLGGARPRPAWRKPRALSCDVTMEEEVGQELRRIADRFHLDHAIERANEEDVSSWRSSNAYSCSCSFTESKCSNHLEY